In a genomic window of Gossypium arboreum isolate Shixiya-1 chromosome 7, ASM2569848v2, whole genome shotgun sequence:
- the LOC108452418 gene encoding sulfite oxidase-like isoform X1 has translation MPGLSGPSDYSQEPYRHPCLHINAKEPFNAEPPRSALVSSYVTPVELFFKRNHGPIPLVDDIERYCVDISGLIETPKKLYFRDIRMLPKYNVTATLQCAGNRRTAMSITRKVKGVGWDVSAIGNAVWGGAKLADILELIGVPKLTSCTQSGGKHIEFVSVDKCEEENGGPYKASIPLSQATNPEADVLLAYEMNGEPLNRDHGYPLRVIVPGVIGARSVKWLDSINIIAEECQGFFMQKDYKMFPPSVDWGNINWNTRKPQMDFPVQSVICFLEDMQSIKPGKVRSLCIHGFIKVRISGYAVSGGGRGIERVDVSIDGGKTWMEATRFQKTGIPYIAGGISNDKWAWVLFELTVDIPQSTEIIAKAVDSAANVQPEKVQDIWNLRGILNTSWHRVHVRIGHSNM, from the exons ATGCCAGGATTAAGTGGTCCTTCTGATTATTCACAAGAACCGTACCGCCATCCTTGTCTTCATATCAACGCCAAG GAGCCTTTTAATGCTGAGCCACCGCGTTCGGCTTTAGTTTCCTCTTATGTGACTCCGGTGGAGTTGTTTTTCAAGAGAAATCATGGACCAATCCCTCTAGTTGATGACATAGAGAG ATATTGTGTCGATATAAGCGGTTTAATTGAAACTCCGAAAAAGCTTTATTTCAGAGATATCAG GATGCTACCAAAATACAATGTCACTGCCACTTTACAG tGTGCAGGTAATAGGAGGACTGCCATGAGCATTACCAGAAAAGTGAAAGGAGTTGGCTGGGATGTTTCGGCTATTGGAAACG CTGTCTGGGGTGGTGCCAAATTGGCTGATATTCTTGAACTTATTGGGGTTCCGAAGTTGACAAGTTGCACTCAGAGTGGAGGAAAACACATTGAATTTGTGAGCGTTGATAAGTGTGAG GAGGAAAACGGAGGTCCATACAAGGCATCGATTCCACTTAGTCAGGCCACAAACCCTGAAGCAGATGTTTTACTTGCTTATGAGATGAATGGAGAA cctcTCAACAGGGATCATGGTTACCCGTTGAGAGTAATTGTACCAGGTGTTATAGGTGCTCGTTCCGTCAAGTGGCTGGATTCTATCAATATAATAGCAGAAGAATGCCAG GGATTTTTCATGCAAAAGGACTACAAGATGTTTCCACCATCGGTGGATTGGGGTAACATCAATTGGAATACCAGGAAGCCACAAATGGATTTCCCAGTTCAG TCCGTGATTTGTTTTTTGGAAGATATGCAGTCGATAAAACCGGGAAAGGTTCGTTCGCTTTGCATTCATGGCTTTATAAAG GTAAGAATTAGTGGATATGCAGTATCAGGAGGTGGCCGTGGAATTGAACGCGTAGATGTATCTATTGATGGCGGAAAAACATGGATGGAAGCCACTAGGTTTCAGAAAACTGGTATCCCTTACATAGCAGGTGGCATAAGCAATGACAAATGGGCATGGGTGCTTTTTGAGCTAACAGTTGATATCCCACAGAGCACTGAGATTATTGCCAAAGCG GTAGATTCAGCTGCAAATGTGCAACCTGAAAAGGTGCAAGATATTTGGAACCTAAGAGGGATTCTTAACACTTCATGGCACAGAGTTCATGTCCGCATTGGCCACTCAAATATGTAA
- the LOC108452418 gene encoding sulfite oxidase-like isoform X2 — translation MPGLSGPSDYSQEPYRHPCLHINAKEPFNAEPPRSALVSSYVTPVELFFKRNHGPIPLVDDIERYCVDISGLIETPKKLYFRDIRMLPKYNVTATLQCAGNRRTAMSITRKVKGVGWDVSAIGNAVWGGAKLADILELIGVPKLTSCTQSGGKHIEFVSVDKCEEENGGPYKASIPLSQATNPEADVLLAYEMNGEPLNRDHGYPLRVIVPGVIGARSVKWLDSINIIAEECQGFFMQKDYKMFPPSVDWGNINWNTRKPQMDFPVQSVICFLEDMQSIKPGKVRISGYAVSGGGRGIERVDVSIDGGKTWMEATRFQKTGIPYIAGGISNDKWAWVLFELTVDIPQSTEIIAKAVDSAANVQPEKVQDIWNLRGILNTSWHRVHVRIGHSNM, via the exons ATGCCAGGATTAAGTGGTCCTTCTGATTATTCACAAGAACCGTACCGCCATCCTTGTCTTCATATCAACGCCAAG GAGCCTTTTAATGCTGAGCCACCGCGTTCGGCTTTAGTTTCCTCTTATGTGACTCCGGTGGAGTTGTTTTTCAAGAGAAATCATGGACCAATCCCTCTAGTTGATGACATAGAGAG ATATTGTGTCGATATAAGCGGTTTAATTGAAACTCCGAAAAAGCTTTATTTCAGAGATATCAG GATGCTACCAAAATACAATGTCACTGCCACTTTACAG tGTGCAGGTAATAGGAGGACTGCCATGAGCATTACCAGAAAAGTGAAAGGAGTTGGCTGGGATGTTTCGGCTATTGGAAACG CTGTCTGGGGTGGTGCCAAATTGGCTGATATTCTTGAACTTATTGGGGTTCCGAAGTTGACAAGTTGCACTCAGAGTGGAGGAAAACACATTGAATTTGTGAGCGTTGATAAGTGTGAG GAGGAAAACGGAGGTCCATACAAGGCATCGATTCCACTTAGTCAGGCCACAAACCCTGAAGCAGATGTTTTACTTGCTTATGAGATGAATGGAGAA cctcTCAACAGGGATCATGGTTACCCGTTGAGAGTAATTGTACCAGGTGTTATAGGTGCTCGTTCCGTCAAGTGGCTGGATTCTATCAATATAATAGCAGAAGAATGCCAG GGATTTTTCATGCAAAAGGACTACAAGATGTTTCCACCATCGGTGGATTGGGGTAACATCAATTGGAATACCAGGAAGCCACAAATGGATTTCCCAGTTCAG TCCGTGATTTGTTTTTTGGAAGATATGCAGTCGATAAAACCGGGAAAG GTAAGAATTAGTGGATATGCAGTATCAGGAGGTGGCCGTGGAATTGAACGCGTAGATGTATCTATTGATGGCGGAAAAACATGGATGGAAGCCACTAGGTTTCAGAAAACTGGTATCCCTTACATAGCAGGTGGCATAAGCAATGACAAATGGGCATGGGTGCTTTTTGAGCTAACAGTTGATATCCCACAGAGCACTGAGATTATTGCCAAAGCG GTAGATTCAGCTGCAAATGTGCAACCTGAAAAGGTGCAAGATATTTGGAACCTAAGAGGGATTCTTAACACTTCATGGCACAGAGTTCATGTCCGCATTGGCCACTCAAATATGTAA
- the LOC108452404 gene encoding SWI/SNF complex component SNF12 homolog isoform X1, protein MSMNGNNPPKNLGASSSPFGNAGMVPPPMPGNPAFSQAQLSAGFQAQYQLSQAQALAQAQSKAQAQAQAHAQLQAHLQAQGLSLNQAQNAGFGTLGSSSPSMSTPGSASAKRILQRPPMRPPGVPMMNTMSPLRTMELTAAARRKKQKLPEKQLQDRVAAILPESALYTQLLEFEARVDAALARKKVDIQEALKNPPCVQKTLRIYVFNTFANQIKTIPQKPNAEPPTWTLKIIGRILEDGVDPDQPGFVQRTNPLYPKFSSFFKRVTISLDQKLYPDNHIIIWEHARSPTPNEGFEVKRKGDKEFTVNIRLEMNYVPEKFKLSSALMEVLGIEVDTRPRIIAAIWHYVKARKLQSPNDPTSFNCDAQLHKVFGEEKVKFTMVPLKISQHLSRPPPIHLEHKVKLSGNSPVGNVCYDVLVDLPFPIQRELSALLSNAEKSKEIETCDEAICAAIRKIHEHRRRRAFFLGFSQSPVEFINALIESQSLDVKLVAGEASRSSEKERRSDFFNQPWVEDAVIRYLNRKPTAGSDAPGSI, encoded by the exons ATGTCTATGAATGGCAATAATCCCCCGAAGAACCTTGGGGCATCTTCGTCGCCCTTTGGTAATGCGGGGATGGTGCCTCCTCCTATGCCTGGAAACCCTGCATTTTCACAAGCTCAACTCAGCGCTGGGTTTCAAGCTCAGTATCAGCTATCCCAAGCTCAAGCCCTTGCTCAGGCTCAGTCGAAAGCTCAAGCTCAAGCTCAAGCTCATGCCCAACTCCAAGCACACTTACAAGCTCAAGGTTTGTCCCTTAACCAGGCTCAGAATGCTGGCTTTGGGACATTAGGTTCGTCTTCACCCTCCATGTCTACTCCTGGCAGTGCAAGTGCAAAGAGAATCCTTCAAAGGCCCCCCATGCGCCCTCCTGGTGTTCCTATGATGAACACAATGTCACCTTTGAGAACAATGGAACTTACAGCCGCTGCACGTAGAAAGAAGCAGAAGCTTCCTGAGAAACAACTACAGGATAGAGTGGCAGCAATTCTTCCTGAATCTGCTTTGTATACCCAGCTTCTTGAGTTTGAGGCACGTGTTGATGCTGCATTAGCTAGGAAAAAAGTTGACATCCAGGAAGCACTTAAGAACCCACCTTGTGTTCAGAAAACTCTTCGAATATATGTTTTCAACACATTTGCTAATCAGATTAAGACAATTCCGCAGAAGCCTAATGCAGAGCCTCCTACATGGACCCTTAAGATTATTGGGAGAATCCTGGAAGATGGAGTAGATCCAGATCAACCTGGATTTGTTCAAAGAACAAACCCTTTATACCCGAAGTTTTCATCTTTCTTCAAGAGAGTGACAATTTCATTGGACCAAAAACTATATCCAGATAATCATATCATTATATGGGAGCATGCTCGATCACCGACACCTAATGAAGGTTTTGAGGTGAAGAGAAAAGGGGATAAGGAGTTCACTGTGAACATACGGCTGGAAATGAATTATGTACCTGAGAAATTTAAGCTTTCTTCTGCTTTAATGGAAGTCCTTGGTATTGAAGTTGATACGCGCCCCAGAATTATTGCTGCAATTTGGCATTATGTGAAGGCTAGAAAACTTCAGAGCCCAAATGATCCGACGTCCTTTAATTGTGACGCACAACTTCATAAAGTTTTTGGGgaagaaaaagtaaaatttacCATGGTTCCACTGAAGATATCACAGCATTTGTCTCGACCACCACCCATACATTTGGAGCATAAGGTCAAGCTTTCGGGGAATAGTCCTGTTGGGAATGTATGCTATGATGTCTTAGTTGATTTGCCCTTCCCCATACAGAGGGAATTGTCTGCTCTTTTGTCAAATGCAGAGAAGAGCAAAGAGATTGAGACCTGTGATGAAGCAATATGTGCTGCCATAAGGAAAATTCATGAGCACCGTAGAAGGCGTGCCTTCTTTCTAGGTTTCAGTCAATCACCAGTGGAGTTTATTAATGCTTTAATTGAGTCTCAGAGCCTGGATGTGAAACTGGTAGCTGGGGAAGCTAGTCGAAGTTCTGAAAAAGAGCGACGATCAGATTTTTTTAACCAACCATG GGTTGAAGATGCTGTTATCCGTTATTTGAATCGCAAGCCAACTGCCGGAAGTGATGCACCAGGAAGCATATGA
- the LOC108452404 gene encoding SWI/SNF complex component SNF12 homolog isoform X2 has product MVPPPMPGNPAFSQAQLSAGFQAQYQLSQAQALAQAQSKAQAQAQAHAQLQAHLQAQGLSLNQAQNAGFGTLGSSSPSMSTPGSASAKRILQRPPMRPPGVPMMNTMSPLRTMELTAAARRKKQKLPEKQLQDRVAAILPESALYTQLLEFEARVDAALARKKVDIQEALKNPPCVQKTLRIYVFNTFANQIKTIPQKPNAEPPTWTLKIIGRILEDGVDPDQPGFVQRTNPLYPKFSSFFKRVTISLDQKLYPDNHIIIWEHARSPTPNEGFEVKRKGDKEFTVNIRLEMNYVPEKFKLSSALMEVLGIEVDTRPRIIAAIWHYVKARKLQSPNDPTSFNCDAQLHKVFGEEKVKFTMVPLKISQHLSRPPPIHLEHKVKLSGNSPVGNVCYDVLVDLPFPIQRELSALLSNAEKSKEIETCDEAICAAIRKIHEHRRRRAFFLGFSQSPVEFINALIESQSLDVKLVAGEASRSSEKERRSDFFNQPWVEDAVIRYLNRKPTAGSDAPGSI; this is encoded by the exons ATGGTGCCTCCTCCTATGCCTGGAAACCCTGCATTTTCACAAGCTCAACTCAGCGCTGGGTTTCAAGCTCAGTATCAGCTATCCCAAGCTCAAGCCCTTGCTCAGGCTCAGTCGAAAGCTCAAGCTCAAGCTCAAGCTCATGCCCAACTCCAAGCACACTTACAAGCTCAAGGTTTGTCCCTTAACCAGGCTCAGAATGCTGGCTTTGGGACATTAGGTTCGTCTTCACCCTCCATGTCTACTCCTGGCAGTGCAAGTGCAAAGAGAATCCTTCAAAGGCCCCCCATGCGCCCTCCTGGTGTTCCTATGATGAACACAATGTCACCTTTGAGAACAATGGAACTTACAGCCGCTGCACGTAGAAAGAAGCAGAAGCTTCCTGAGAAACAACTACAGGATAGAGTGGCAGCAATTCTTCCTGAATCTGCTTTGTATACCCAGCTTCTTGAGTTTGAGGCACGTGTTGATGCTGCATTAGCTAGGAAAAAAGTTGACATCCAGGAAGCACTTAAGAACCCACCTTGTGTTCAGAAAACTCTTCGAATATATGTTTTCAACACATTTGCTAATCAGATTAAGACAATTCCGCAGAAGCCTAATGCAGAGCCTCCTACATGGACCCTTAAGATTATTGGGAGAATCCTGGAAGATGGAGTAGATCCAGATCAACCTGGATTTGTTCAAAGAACAAACCCTTTATACCCGAAGTTTTCATCTTTCTTCAAGAGAGTGACAATTTCATTGGACCAAAAACTATATCCAGATAATCATATCATTATATGGGAGCATGCTCGATCACCGACACCTAATGAAGGTTTTGAGGTGAAGAGAAAAGGGGATAAGGAGTTCACTGTGAACATACGGCTGGAAATGAATTATGTACCTGAGAAATTTAAGCTTTCTTCTGCTTTAATGGAAGTCCTTGGTATTGAAGTTGATACGCGCCCCAGAATTATTGCTGCAATTTGGCATTATGTGAAGGCTAGAAAACTTCAGAGCCCAAATGATCCGACGTCCTTTAATTGTGACGCACAACTTCATAAAGTTTTTGGGgaagaaaaagtaaaatttacCATGGTTCCACTGAAGATATCACAGCATTTGTCTCGACCACCACCCATACATTTGGAGCATAAGGTCAAGCTTTCGGGGAATAGTCCTGTTGGGAATGTATGCTATGATGTCTTAGTTGATTTGCCCTTCCCCATACAGAGGGAATTGTCTGCTCTTTTGTCAAATGCAGAGAAGAGCAAAGAGATTGAGACCTGTGATGAAGCAATATGTGCTGCCATAAGGAAAATTCATGAGCACCGTAGAAGGCGTGCCTTCTTTCTAGGTTTCAGTCAATCACCAGTGGAGTTTATTAATGCTTTAATTGAGTCTCAGAGCCTGGATGTGAAACTGGTAGCTGGGGAAGCTAGTCGAAGTTCTGAAAAAGAGCGACGATCAGATTTTTTTAACCAACCATG GGTTGAAGATGCTGTTATCCGTTATTTGAATCGCAAGCCAACTGCCGGAAGTGATGCACCAGGAAGCATATGA